A single window of Nasonia vitripennis strain AsymCx chromosome 4, Nvit_psr_1.1, whole genome shotgun sequence DNA harbors:
- the LOC100119921 gene encoding golgin subfamily A member 6-like protein 22 isoform X8 produces the protein MVYESDFYTTRRPYSSSRPYVSSYSVTPILQGPFYLYNPYATTTYLRTIPHMPYTAHKRLVSIVHSPVRIYHSGTYLPIKIHSRVRPSIIAAELNRIRYLTRPSSKSYTEEYLNSRDYIVSRKFDFDDETREIRAKTDNLLRKIHVFVPRPSISNYDETSPERLRSDDYVRRIINAKNSRKDIESLPWYSTPEKHRDIGAGHLACIKYAGGRPQSKRRPYYTVGDLVPGDVKSDVKLMSYYMKNRKAAEDASPQSVQHSERAKEAQNAPAPSVTWADEVVHEEVKKQPDDETIKKVQEYLDKKAAEKKMEEERRAWELAEARRVAEELEIARLAKIKQEEDIRIAEIKEQERLEAEKQAIIERAEAARQEAERLVEDEKLYNEAVAQAIADEEERLAKEKEKEDQKKQEDEEEKVVQLEATNGVASDGVVVDEHHSEEHSIHQDLSDQDNEAKPYEVDHDEDTQVEEDVHDEPEELENPFVDGEGASISAEVDEPAPETPKVRESGGAGGEQGFDWSEYDNEPEGEETGAEEQAPEVQEESSTAGEQQVFDECEVASQAEADEAQIEESQVMEEARVEEEEAKVEKEEEEVAQEEEVAQEEEEAQATEETQEEVEEAQEAQVEEVEATEEVQVEEIEATEEEAKSEDKSVHDASEEEEEEEEE, from the exons ATGGTTTACGAGAGCGACTTCTACACAACCCGACGACCCTACTCATCATCCCGGCCCTACGTGTCGTCCTACAGCGTCACG CCGATACTGCAAGGCCCATTCTACTTATACAACCCCTATGCCACCACCACATAC CTGAGGACGATACCTCACATGCCGTACACGGCGCACAAGAGGCTCGTTTCCATAGTACACTCGCCGGTGCGCATTTACCACTCCGGCACTTACCTGCCGATAAAGATACACTCGCGCGTCAGACCCAGCATCATAGCGGCAGAGCTCAACAGGATACGCTACCTCACCAGGCCGTCCAGCAAGTCTTATACGGAAGAGTACCTTAACTCCAGAGACTACATTGTAAGTCGAAAATTT GACTTCGATGATGAAACCAGGGAAATTCGCGCGAAGACGGACAATCTCCTCCGCAAAATCCACGTCTTTGTACCCCGACCCTCAATCAG CAACTACGACGAAACCTCGCCGGAGCGTCTGCGCAGCGATGACTACGTGCGTCGCATCATCAACGCGAAGAACTCGCGCAAGGACATTGAGAGCCTGCCCTGGTACAGCACACCGGAGAAGCACCGCGACATCGGGGCCGGTCACTTGGCCTGCATCAAGTACGCCGGTGGTAGGCCCCAGTCGAAACGCCGACCTTACTACACGGTTGGCGACCTGGTGCCCGGAGACGTCAAGAGCGACGTCAAGCTCATGAGCTACTACATGAAGAACCGCAAGGCCGCCGAGGACGCCT CGCCACAAAGCGTACAGCATAGCGAACGCGCTAAAGAGGCACAGAATG CTCCGGCTCCTTCAGTCACATGGGCCGACGAGGTCGTCCACGAGGAAG TGAAAAAGCAGCCAGACGACGAGACAATAAAGAAAGTCCAGGAGTACCTCGACAAGAAGGCCGCTGAAAAGAA AATGGAAGAGGAGAGGCGAGCCTGGGAACTGGCCGAGGCGAGAAGAGTCGCAGAAGAGCTTGAAATCGCCAGACTAGCCAAGATCAAGCAAGAGGAGGATATCCGCATCGCGGAAATCAAGGAACAGGAGAGGCTGGAAGCTGAGAAACAGGCCATAATCGAGAGAGCCGAGGCTGCCAGACAAGAGGCCGAGAGACTGGTCGAAGACGAAAA ATTATACAACGAAGCCGTAGCGCAAGCAATCGCCGACGAGGAAGAGCGCTTGGccaaagagaaagaaaaggaggATCAGAAGAAACAGGAAGACGAGGAGGAAAAAGTTGTCCAGCTAGAGGCGACCAACGGCGTGGCCAGCGACGGCGTCGTCGTTGACGAACACCACTCCGAGGAACACTCCATTCACCAGGACCTATCGGACCAGGACAACGAGGCCAAGCCCTACGAAGTCGATCACGACGAAGACACACAG GTCGAGGAAGACGTACACGATGAGCCCGAGGAACTCGAGAACCCCTTCGTCGACGGCGAAGGAGCGTCAATCTCGGCCGAGGTAGACGAACCGGCCCCGGAGACGCCAAAGGTCAGGGAGAGCGGAGGCGCCGGTGGAGAGCAAGGCTTCGACTGGTCCGAGTACGACAACGAGCCCGAGGGTGAAGAGACCGGTGCGGAAGAGCAGGCGCCCGAGGTTCAGGAAGAGAGCAGCACTGCTGGCGAGCAACAGGTCTTCGACGAGTGCGAAGTTGCTAGCCAGGCAGAGGCCGACGAAGCTCAGATCGAGGAGTCCCAGGTGATGGAGGAAGCGCgggtggaggaggaggaggcgaaGGTGgagaaggaggaagaagaagtcgcACAAGAGGAAGAGGTCGCacaagaagaggaggaagcaCAGGCGACGGAAGAAACGCAAGAGGAGGTAGAGGAGGCGCAAGAAGCACAGGTTGAAGAGGTCGAAGCGACGGAAGAGGTACAGGTTGAGGAGATTGAAGCGACGGAAGAAGAGGCCAAGTCTGAGGACAAGTCTGTCCACGATGCGTccgaagaggaggaggaagaggaagaggaatAG
- the LOC100119921 gene encoding golgin subfamily A member 6-like protein 22 isoform X1, with product MVYESDFYTTRRPYSSSRPYVSSYSVTPILQGPFYLYNPYATTTYLRTIPHMPYTAHKRLVSIVHSPVRIYHSGTYLPIKIHSRVRPSIIAAELNRIRYLTRPSSKSYTEEYLNSRDYIVSRKFDFDDETREIRAKTDNLLRKIHVFVPRPSISNYDETSPERLRSDDYVRRIINAKNSRKDIESLPWYSTPEKHRDIGAGHLACIKYAGGRPQSKRRPYYTVGDLVPGDVKSDVKLMSYYMKNRKAAEDASPQSVQHSERAKEAQNAPAPSVTWADEVVHEEELPEEEPVEQQKPVEEEPVVEVEVELTAEVQLPKPKRKKEKKPVPENNDVEDMEAEYNVDGVKKQPDDETIKKVQEYLDKKAAEKKMEEERRAWELAEARRVAEELEIARLAKIKQEEDIRIAEIKEQERLEAEKQAIIERAEAARQEAERLVEDEKLYNEAVAQAIADEEERLAKEKEKEDQKKQEDEEEKVVQLEATNGVASDGVVVDEHHSEEHSIHQDLSDQDNEAKPYEVDHDEDTQVEEDVHDEPEELENPFVDGEGASISAEVDEPAPETPKVRESGGAGGEQGFDWSEYDNEPEGEETGAEEQAPEVQEESSTAGEQQVFDECEVASQAEADEAQIEESQVMEEARVEEEEAKVEKEEEEVAQEEEVAQEEEEAQATEETQEEVEEAQEAQVEEVEATEEVQVEEIEATEEEAKSEDKSVHDASEEEEEEEEE from the exons ATGGTTTACGAGAGCGACTTCTACACAACCCGACGACCCTACTCATCATCCCGGCCCTACGTGTCGTCCTACAGCGTCACG CCGATACTGCAAGGCCCATTCTACTTATACAACCCCTATGCCACCACCACATAC CTGAGGACGATACCTCACATGCCGTACACGGCGCACAAGAGGCTCGTTTCCATAGTACACTCGCCGGTGCGCATTTACCACTCCGGCACTTACCTGCCGATAAAGATACACTCGCGCGTCAGACCCAGCATCATAGCGGCAGAGCTCAACAGGATACGCTACCTCACCAGGCCGTCCAGCAAGTCTTATACGGAAGAGTACCTTAACTCCAGAGACTACATTGTAAGTCGAAAATTT GACTTCGATGATGAAACCAGGGAAATTCGCGCGAAGACGGACAATCTCCTCCGCAAAATCCACGTCTTTGTACCCCGACCCTCAATCAG CAACTACGACGAAACCTCGCCGGAGCGTCTGCGCAGCGATGACTACGTGCGTCGCATCATCAACGCGAAGAACTCGCGCAAGGACATTGAGAGCCTGCCCTGGTACAGCACACCGGAGAAGCACCGCGACATCGGGGCCGGTCACTTGGCCTGCATCAAGTACGCCGGTGGTAGGCCCCAGTCGAAACGCCGACCTTACTACACGGTTGGCGACCTGGTGCCCGGAGACGTCAAGAGCGACGTCAAGCTCATGAGCTACTACATGAAGAACCGCAAGGCCGCCGAGGACGCCT CGCCACAAAGCGTACAGCATAGCGAACGCGCTAAAGAGGCACAGAATG CTCCGGCTCCTTCAGTCACATGGGCCGACGAGGTCGTCCACGAGGAAG AGCTACCCGAAGAAGAGCCGGTAGAGCAGCAGAAGCCTGTCGAAGAAGAGCCAGTGGTAGAAGTCGAGGTCGAGCTGACGGCGGAAGTCCAGCTGCCGAAGCCgaagagaaagaaggagaagaagccCGTCCCGGAGAACAATGACGTCGAGGACATGGAGGCCGAGTACAACGTGGACGGTG TGAAAAAGCAGCCAGACGACGAGACAATAAAGAAAGTCCAGGAGTACCTCGACAAGAAGGCCGCTGAAAAGAA AATGGAAGAGGAGAGGCGAGCCTGGGAACTGGCCGAGGCGAGAAGAGTCGCAGAAGAGCTTGAAATCGCCAGACTAGCCAAGATCAAGCAAGAGGAGGATATCCGCATCGCGGAAATCAAGGAACAGGAGAGGCTGGAAGCTGAGAAACAGGCCATAATCGAGAGAGCCGAGGCTGCCAGACAAGAGGCCGAGAGACTGGTCGAAGACGAAAA ATTATACAACGAAGCCGTAGCGCAAGCAATCGCCGACGAGGAAGAGCGCTTGGccaaagagaaagaaaaggaggATCAGAAGAAACAGGAAGACGAGGAGGAAAAAGTTGTCCAGCTAGAGGCGACCAACGGCGTGGCCAGCGACGGCGTCGTCGTTGACGAACACCACTCCGAGGAACACTCCATTCACCAGGACCTATCGGACCAGGACAACGAGGCCAAGCCCTACGAAGTCGATCACGACGAAGACACACAG GTCGAGGAAGACGTACACGATGAGCCCGAGGAACTCGAGAACCCCTTCGTCGACGGCGAAGGAGCGTCAATCTCGGCCGAGGTAGACGAACCGGCCCCGGAGACGCCAAAGGTCAGGGAGAGCGGAGGCGCCGGTGGAGAGCAAGGCTTCGACTGGTCCGAGTACGACAACGAGCCCGAGGGTGAAGAGACCGGTGCGGAAGAGCAGGCGCCCGAGGTTCAGGAAGAGAGCAGCACTGCTGGCGAGCAACAGGTCTTCGACGAGTGCGAAGTTGCTAGCCAGGCAGAGGCCGACGAAGCTCAGATCGAGGAGTCCCAGGTGATGGAGGAAGCGCgggtggaggaggaggaggcgaaGGTGgagaaggaggaagaagaagtcgcACAAGAGGAAGAGGTCGCacaagaagaggaggaagcaCAGGCGACGGAAGAAACGCAAGAGGAGGTAGAGGAGGCGCAAGAAGCACAGGTTGAAGAGGTCGAAGCGACGGAAGAGGTACAGGTTGAGGAGATTGAAGCGACGGAAGAAGAGGCCAAGTCTGAGGACAAGTCTGTCCACGATGCGTccgaagaggaggaggaagaggaagaggaatAG
- the LOC100119921 gene encoding golgin subfamily A member 6-like protein 22 isoform X4 produces MVYESDFYTTRRPYSSSRPYVSSYSVTLRTIPHMPYTAHKRLVSIVHSPVRIYHSGTYLPIKIHSRVRPSIIAAELNRIRYLTRPSSKSYTEEYLNSRDYIVSRKFDFDDETREIRAKTDNLLRKIHVFVPRPSISNYDETSPERLRSDDYVRRIINAKNSRKDIESLPWYSTPEKHRDIGAGHLACIKYAGGRPQSKRRPYYTVGDLVPGDVKSDVKLMSYYMKNRKAAEDASPQSVQHSERAKEAQNAPAPSVTWADEVVHEEELPEEEPVEQQKPVEEEPVVEVEVELTAEVQLPKPKRKKEKKPVPENNDVEDMEAEYNVDGVKKQPDDETIKKVQEYLDKKAAEKKMEEERRAWELAEARRVAEELEIARLAKIKQEEDIRIAEIKEQERLEAEKQAIIERAEAARQEAERLVEDEKLYNEAVAQAIADEEERLAKEKEKEDQKKQEDEEEKVVQLEATNGVASDGVVVDEHHSEEHSIHQDLSDQDNEAKPYEVDHDEDTQVEEDVHDEPEELENPFVDGEGASISAEVDEPAPETPKVRESGGAGGEQGFDWSEYDNEPEGEETGAEEQAPEVQEESSTAGEQQVFDECEVASQAEADEAQIEESQVMEEARVEEEEAKVEKEEEEVAQEEEVAQEEEEAQATEETQEEVEEAQEAQVEEVEATEEVQVEEIEATEEEAKSEDKSVHDASEEEEEEEEE; encoded by the exons ATGGTTTACGAGAGCGACTTCTACACAACCCGACGACCCTACTCATCATCCCGGCCCTACGTGTCGTCCTACAGCGTCACG CTGAGGACGATACCTCACATGCCGTACACGGCGCACAAGAGGCTCGTTTCCATAGTACACTCGCCGGTGCGCATTTACCACTCCGGCACTTACCTGCCGATAAAGATACACTCGCGCGTCAGACCCAGCATCATAGCGGCAGAGCTCAACAGGATACGCTACCTCACCAGGCCGTCCAGCAAGTCTTATACGGAAGAGTACCTTAACTCCAGAGACTACATTGTAAGTCGAAAATTT GACTTCGATGATGAAACCAGGGAAATTCGCGCGAAGACGGACAATCTCCTCCGCAAAATCCACGTCTTTGTACCCCGACCCTCAATCAG CAACTACGACGAAACCTCGCCGGAGCGTCTGCGCAGCGATGACTACGTGCGTCGCATCATCAACGCGAAGAACTCGCGCAAGGACATTGAGAGCCTGCCCTGGTACAGCACACCGGAGAAGCACCGCGACATCGGGGCCGGTCACTTGGCCTGCATCAAGTACGCCGGTGGTAGGCCCCAGTCGAAACGCCGACCTTACTACACGGTTGGCGACCTGGTGCCCGGAGACGTCAAGAGCGACGTCAAGCTCATGAGCTACTACATGAAGAACCGCAAGGCCGCCGAGGACGCCT CGCCACAAAGCGTACAGCATAGCGAACGCGCTAAAGAGGCACAGAATG CTCCGGCTCCTTCAGTCACATGGGCCGACGAGGTCGTCCACGAGGAAG AGCTACCCGAAGAAGAGCCGGTAGAGCAGCAGAAGCCTGTCGAAGAAGAGCCAGTGGTAGAAGTCGAGGTCGAGCTGACGGCGGAAGTCCAGCTGCCGAAGCCgaagagaaagaaggagaagaagccCGTCCCGGAGAACAATGACGTCGAGGACATGGAGGCCGAGTACAACGTGGACGGTG TGAAAAAGCAGCCAGACGACGAGACAATAAAGAAAGTCCAGGAGTACCTCGACAAGAAGGCCGCTGAAAAGAA AATGGAAGAGGAGAGGCGAGCCTGGGAACTGGCCGAGGCGAGAAGAGTCGCAGAAGAGCTTGAAATCGCCAGACTAGCCAAGATCAAGCAAGAGGAGGATATCCGCATCGCGGAAATCAAGGAACAGGAGAGGCTGGAAGCTGAGAAACAGGCCATAATCGAGAGAGCCGAGGCTGCCAGACAAGAGGCCGAGAGACTGGTCGAAGACGAAAA ATTATACAACGAAGCCGTAGCGCAAGCAATCGCCGACGAGGAAGAGCGCTTGGccaaagagaaagaaaaggaggATCAGAAGAAACAGGAAGACGAGGAGGAAAAAGTTGTCCAGCTAGAGGCGACCAACGGCGTGGCCAGCGACGGCGTCGTCGTTGACGAACACCACTCCGAGGAACACTCCATTCACCAGGACCTATCGGACCAGGACAACGAGGCCAAGCCCTACGAAGTCGATCACGACGAAGACACACAG GTCGAGGAAGACGTACACGATGAGCCCGAGGAACTCGAGAACCCCTTCGTCGACGGCGAAGGAGCGTCAATCTCGGCCGAGGTAGACGAACCGGCCCCGGAGACGCCAAAGGTCAGGGAGAGCGGAGGCGCCGGTGGAGAGCAAGGCTTCGACTGGTCCGAGTACGACAACGAGCCCGAGGGTGAAGAGACCGGTGCGGAAGAGCAGGCGCCCGAGGTTCAGGAAGAGAGCAGCACTGCTGGCGAGCAACAGGTCTTCGACGAGTGCGAAGTTGCTAGCCAGGCAGAGGCCGACGAAGCTCAGATCGAGGAGTCCCAGGTGATGGAGGAAGCGCgggtggaggaggaggaggcgaaGGTGgagaaggaggaagaagaagtcgcACAAGAGGAAGAGGTCGCacaagaagaggaggaagcaCAGGCGACGGAAGAAACGCAAGAGGAGGTAGAGGAGGCGCAAGAAGCACAGGTTGAAGAGGTCGAAGCGACGGAAGAGGTACAGGTTGAGGAGATTGAAGCGACGGAAGAAGAGGCCAAGTCTGAGGACAAGTCTGTCCACGATGCGTccgaagaggaggaggaagaggaagaggaatAG
- the LOC100119921 gene encoding golgin subfamily A member 6-like protein 22 isoform X9: MVYESDFYTTRRPYSSSRPYVSSYSVTPILQGPFYLYNPYATTTYLRTIPHMPYTAHKRLVSIVHSPVRIYHSGTYLPIKIHSRVRPSIIAAELNRIRYLTRPSSKSYTEEYLNSRDYIDFDDETREIRAKTDNLLRKIHVFVPRPSISNYDETSPERLRSDDYVRRIINAKNSRKDIESLPWYSTPEKHRDIGAGHLACIKYAGGRPQSKRRPYYTVGDLVPGDVKSDVKLMSYYMKNRKAAEDASPQSVQHSERAKEAQNAPAPSVTWADEVVHEEVKKQPDDETIKKVQEYLDKKAAEKKMEEERRAWELAEARRVAEELEIARLAKIKQEEDIRIAEIKEQERLEAEKQAIIERAEAARQEAERLVEDEKLYNEAVAQAIADEEERLAKEKEKEDQKKQEDEEEKVVQLEATNGVASDGVVVDEHHSEEHSIHQDLSDQDNEAKPYEVDHDEDTQVEEDVHDEPEELENPFVDGEGASISAEVDEPAPETPKVRESGGAGGEQGFDWSEYDNEPEGEETGAEEQAPEVQEESSTAGEQQVFDECEVASQAEADEAQIEESQVMEEARVEEEEAKVEKEEEEVAQEEEVAQEEEEAQATEETQEEVEEAQEAQVEEVEATEEVQVEEIEATEEEAKSEDKSVHDASEEEEEEEEE, from the exons ATGGTTTACGAGAGCGACTTCTACACAACCCGACGACCCTACTCATCATCCCGGCCCTACGTGTCGTCCTACAGCGTCACG CCGATACTGCAAGGCCCATTCTACTTATACAACCCCTATGCCACCACCACATAC CTGAGGACGATACCTCACATGCCGTACACGGCGCACAAGAGGCTCGTTTCCATAGTACACTCGCCGGTGCGCATTTACCACTCCGGCACTTACCTGCCGATAAAGATACACTCGCGCGTCAGACCCAGCATCATAGCGGCAGAGCTCAACAGGATACGCTACCTCACCAGGCCGTCCAGCAAGTCTTATACGGAAGAGTACCTTAACTCCAGAGACTACATT GACTTCGATGATGAAACCAGGGAAATTCGCGCGAAGACGGACAATCTCCTCCGCAAAATCCACGTCTTTGTACCCCGACCCTCAATCAG CAACTACGACGAAACCTCGCCGGAGCGTCTGCGCAGCGATGACTACGTGCGTCGCATCATCAACGCGAAGAACTCGCGCAAGGACATTGAGAGCCTGCCCTGGTACAGCACACCGGAGAAGCACCGCGACATCGGGGCCGGTCACTTGGCCTGCATCAAGTACGCCGGTGGTAGGCCCCAGTCGAAACGCCGACCTTACTACACGGTTGGCGACCTGGTGCCCGGAGACGTCAAGAGCGACGTCAAGCTCATGAGCTACTACATGAAGAACCGCAAGGCCGCCGAGGACGCCT CGCCACAAAGCGTACAGCATAGCGAACGCGCTAAAGAGGCACAGAATG CTCCGGCTCCTTCAGTCACATGGGCCGACGAGGTCGTCCACGAGGAAG TGAAAAAGCAGCCAGACGACGAGACAATAAAGAAAGTCCAGGAGTACCTCGACAAGAAGGCCGCTGAAAAGAA AATGGAAGAGGAGAGGCGAGCCTGGGAACTGGCCGAGGCGAGAAGAGTCGCAGAAGAGCTTGAAATCGCCAGACTAGCCAAGATCAAGCAAGAGGAGGATATCCGCATCGCGGAAATCAAGGAACAGGAGAGGCTGGAAGCTGAGAAACAGGCCATAATCGAGAGAGCCGAGGCTGCCAGACAAGAGGCCGAGAGACTGGTCGAAGACGAAAA ATTATACAACGAAGCCGTAGCGCAAGCAATCGCCGACGAGGAAGAGCGCTTGGccaaagagaaagaaaaggaggATCAGAAGAAACAGGAAGACGAGGAGGAAAAAGTTGTCCAGCTAGAGGCGACCAACGGCGTGGCCAGCGACGGCGTCGTCGTTGACGAACACCACTCCGAGGAACACTCCATTCACCAGGACCTATCGGACCAGGACAACGAGGCCAAGCCCTACGAAGTCGATCACGACGAAGACACACAG GTCGAGGAAGACGTACACGATGAGCCCGAGGAACTCGAGAACCCCTTCGTCGACGGCGAAGGAGCGTCAATCTCGGCCGAGGTAGACGAACCGGCCCCGGAGACGCCAAAGGTCAGGGAGAGCGGAGGCGCCGGTGGAGAGCAAGGCTTCGACTGGTCCGAGTACGACAACGAGCCCGAGGGTGAAGAGACCGGTGCGGAAGAGCAGGCGCCCGAGGTTCAGGAAGAGAGCAGCACTGCTGGCGAGCAACAGGTCTTCGACGAGTGCGAAGTTGCTAGCCAGGCAGAGGCCGACGAAGCTCAGATCGAGGAGTCCCAGGTGATGGAGGAAGCGCgggtggaggaggaggaggcgaaGGTGgagaaggaggaagaagaagtcgcACAAGAGGAAGAGGTCGCacaagaagaggaggaagcaCAGGCGACGGAAGAAACGCAAGAGGAGGTAGAGGAGGCGCAAGAAGCACAGGTTGAAGAGGTCGAAGCGACGGAAGAGGTACAGGTTGAGGAGATTGAAGCGACGGAAGAAGAGGCCAAGTCTGAGGACAAGTCTGTCCACGATGCGTccgaagaggaggaggaagaggaagaggaatAG
- the LOC100119921 gene encoding golgin subfamily A member 6-like protein 22 isoform X2, whose protein sequence is MVYESDFYTTRRPYSSSRPYVSSYSVTPILQGPFYLYNPYATTTYLRTIPHMPYTAHKRLVSIVHSPVRIYHSGTYLPIKIHSRVRPSIIAAELNRIRYLTRPSSKSYTEEYLNSRDYIDFDDETREIRAKTDNLLRKIHVFVPRPSISNYDETSPERLRSDDYVRRIINAKNSRKDIESLPWYSTPEKHRDIGAGHLACIKYAGGRPQSKRRPYYTVGDLVPGDVKSDVKLMSYYMKNRKAAEDASPQSVQHSERAKEAQNAPAPSVTWADEVVHEEELPEEEPVEQQKPVEEEPVVEVEVELTAEVQLPKPKRKKEKKPVPENNDVEDMEAEYNVDGVKKQPDDETIKKVQEYLDKKAAEKKMEEERRAWELAEARRVAEELEIARLAKIKQEEDIRIAEIKEQERLEAEKQAIIERAEAARQEAERLVEDEKLYNEAVAQAIADEEERLAKEKEKEDQKKQEDEEEKVVQLEATNGVASDGVVVDEHHSEEHSIHQDLSDQDNEAKPYEVDHDEDTQVEEDVHDEPEELENPFVDGEGASISAEVDEPAPETPKVRESGGAGGEQGFDWSEYDNEPEGEETGAEEQAPEVQEESSTAGEQQVFDECEVASQAEADEAQIEESQVMEEARVEEEEAKVEKEEEEVAQEEEVAQEEEEAQATEETQEEVEEAQEAQVEEVEATEEVQVEEIEATEEEAKSEDKSVHDASEEEEEEEEE, encoded by the exons ATGGTTTACGAGAGCGACTTCTACACAACCCGACGACCCTACTCATCATCCCGGCCCTACGTGTCGTCCTACAGCGTCACG CCGATACTGCAAGGCCCATTCTACTTATACAACCCCTATGCCACCACCACATAC CTGAGGACGATACCTCACATGCCGTACACGGCGCACAAGAGGCTCGTTTCCATAGTACACTCGCCGGTGCGCATTTACCACTCCGGCACTTACCTGCCGATAAAGATACACTCGCGCGTCAGACCCAGCATCATAGCGGCAGAGCTCAACAGGATACGCTACCTCACCAGGCCGTCCAGCAAGTCTTATACGGAAGAGTACCTTAACTCCAGAGACTACATT GACTTCGATGATGAAACCAGGGAAATTCGCGCGAAGACGGACAATCTCCTCCGCAAAATCCACGTCTTTGTACCCCGACCCTCAATCAG CAACTACGACGAAACCTCGCCGGAGCGTCTGCGCAGCGATGACTACGTGCGTCGCATCATCAACGCGAAGAACTCGCGCAAGGACATTGAGAGCCTGCCCTGGTACAGCACACCGGAGAAGCACCGCGACATCGGGGCCGGTCACTTGGCCTGCATCAAGTACGCCGGTGGTAGGCCCCAGTCGAAACGCCGACCTTACTACACGGTTGGCGACCTGGTGCCCGGAGACGTCAAGAGCGACGTCAAGCTCATGAGCTACTACATGAAGAACCGCAAGGCCGCCGAGGACGCCT CGCCACAAAGCGTACAGCATAGCGAACGCGCTAAAGAGGCACAGAATG CTCCGGCTCCTTCAGTCACATGGGCCGACGAGGTCGTCCACGAGGAAG AGCTACCCGAAGAAGAGCCGGTAGAGCAGCAGAAGCCTGTCGAAGAAGAGCCAGTGGTAGAAGTCGAGGTCGAGCTGACGGCGGAAGTCCAGCTGCCGAAGCCgaagagaaagaaggagaagaagccCGTCCCGGAGAACAATGACGTCGAGGACATGGAGGCCGAGTACAACGTGGACGGTG TGAAAAAGCAGCCAGACGACGAGACAATAAAGAAAGTCCAGGAGTACCTCGACAAGAAGGCCGCTGAAAAGAA AATGGAAGAGGAGAGGCGAGCCTGGGAACTGGCCGAGGCGAGAAGAGTCGCAGAAGAGCTTGAAATCGCCAGACTAGCCAAGATCAAGCAAGAGGAGGATATCCGCATCGCGGAAATCAAGGAACAGGAGAGGCTGGAAGCTGAGAAACAGGCCATAATCGAGAGAGCCGAGGCTGCCAGACAAGAGGCCGAGAGACTGGTCGAAGACGAAAA ATTATACAACGAAGCCGTAGCGCAAGCAATCGCCGACGAGGAAGAGCGCTTGGccaaagagaaagaaaaggaggATCAGAAGAAACAGGAAGACGAGGAGGAAAAAGTTGTCCAGCTAGAGGCGACCAACGGCGTGGCCAGCGACGGCGTCGTCGTTGACGAACACCACTCCGAGGAACACTCCATTCACCAGGACCTATCGGACCAGGACAACGAGGCCAAGCCCTACGAAGTCGATCACGACGAAGACACACAG GTCGAGGAAGACGTACACGATGAGCCCGAGGAACTCGAGAACCCCTTCGTCGACGGCGAAGGAGCGTCAATCTCGGCCGAGGTAGACGAACCGGCCCCGGAGACGCCAAAGGTCAGGGAGAGCGGAGGCGCCGGTGGAGAGCAAGGCTTCGACTGGTCCGAGTACGACAACGAGCCCGAGGGTGAAGAGACCGGTGCGGAAGAGCAGGCGCCCGAGGTTCAGGAAGAGAGCAGCACTGCTGGCGAGCAACAGGTCTTCGACGAGTGCGAAGTTGCTAGCCAGGCAGAGGCCGACGAAGCTCAGATCGAGGAGTCCCAGGTGATGGAGGAAGCGCgggtggaggaggaggaggcgaaGGTGgagaaggaggaagaagaagtcgcACAAGAGGAAGAGGTCGCacaagaagaggaggaagcaCAGGCGACGGAAGAAACGCAAGAGGAGGTAGAGGAGGCGCAAGAAGCACAGGTTGAAGAGGTCGAAGCGACGGAAGAGGTACAGGTTGAGGAGATTGAAGCGACGGAAGAAGAGGCCAAGTCTGAGGACAAGTCTGTCCACGATGCGTccgaagaggaggaggaagaggaagaggaatAG